The Buteo buteo chromosome 6, bButBut1.hap1.1, whole genome shotgun sequence genomic interval ccagctgcagcaaggcTGACCCTTCCCCAGACCAGCACCACACCTGGATCAGCACCAGTCAGAGCTCCCCAAGCGACCCCAAATCTGCATCCCTGTGTGCCACGCAGGGCTGGCTTTGGTCACAGGAGCTGCCAAGAAGAGCTGTTTGCTCACCGTCATCCTCCCAGACTACAGCAGGCATGCCACGGCTGGTCAGCGCTTCCACGCACGACAGTGTGCATGACATTTTGAGAACTGGTGCATTACCAGAATGCAGAAACCCTTGCAGAAGTCTCCTCAGTCTAATATTGCCTCAAGACAAAGGGAAGATGGAAATCCTCTGAGCAAAACAGCCCCATACAGttaccttttaatttttgtatcaGGCTTTATTAATTTATCTTATTTAGCATCCCAGGATTAGCTGTCCTTTCCCTGGAGCTAGCTGTGGGTTTTGCCACCTTGAAATGAAGCCATGGCAGCAGCTGTTAGGATAATAATAgcacacttcccccccccccccccgatgtAGGTATTAACCCAGCTACCTGCTTTAACTCACATTTGTTTTGTGTTACTTAGCAAGTATTTTTCCAAGTTTCATTAGTTTCAGATAATTCCTAAACCACCGTTGCCAACTGATCACAGCAGCACACAGCCCAGCACAAGTTTACCCAGCcagctggggaaaaagcagCTCGCTGAGCTCCATGCTGTTACTGCCAACCCACAGTGTTATCCCCACAGCCCTTCAGCTTTCGCTGCAAACACACTTCAAACCCCTGCTCAGCTGCCACCTGTCCCCAGAGGTTCCCTGCGGGAAGTTTGACATTAAAGCTCACAAAAGCCAGAAGTTGTGATGTCAGGCACACCTAAGTGCTTCCTGCAGCTCAGTGCTGAGCTCACGCTCTGCTTCCATCACCACAGAAACCAGAAGAGGCTCTGTGACAGGAAGGTACAGCAGCACTCACCCAGGACAAGGGTACAATGCCCTCTTTGGCTCGGCAGAGGCTTCACCACCACACAGGGTAAACACTCCAGCCACCAGGCCAGCCTGTAGGtttgtccccatcccctcctcacCACCTCATCTTGTTCTGTTTAATTTAATAGCCTGTGGGACAACAAAAGGCTATTAGAGATGTCCAAACTAGACACAGAGCAGTCACCTGGGACGGATCAGCCCATTTGCCATTTCAGGCACAATCAAAACACTCATCTGTTCAGTAATCTCAGAGAGAAGTGtagcttcagcagagctgctccaaaACCAGCCTGAAGAGCACGACAGCACCCAGACACTTTTAATACCCTTAGAGGGAACCAGAAGGCTCATCTCCAGGCCTTTGGCACACTGAACAAGCATTTCTTTGCCCAACTCTCTTCAGGCCTACCGTACCGCAACCTTTAAGTGGCTGGAGACCTCAGAAAATGCCAGATGAAGTGGAAGGGGTGCATGGCTCCAACTATATTTTGCTTCCttcagaggaaggaggaggtttGGACTGCACACCACATCACACACACGCTCCAGCAAACACCTGCCACTGGTTCAGGATGCCCTCACCTTATCTTGTTTTGGCATCGGTTTTAACCTTCCCCACAGCCTGAAGCACTAGACCTCCTAAAAAGTGAGGAAGGCTTGGGCACAAAGTTTGAGGTACAGCTCCGCACCAGAAGTGTTGTGACATCATCATTTTCTACATTAGCAAGAGCAGAGGTTACCAGGATCTGACTCAGGCAAGTCTGTCACGACTAGCAGCTGCACTCCAGCAGACTGCCTGGCTGTTCACCTACCAGTCACTTTAAGCAGACCATTATACTGCTCTGCTTGCAAACCTGAAGGCTCAGTGGCATCACACAAGCATCGGCACTCTTGAAGCCACCTGGTTTTGTGTGGGAAAGCTAAGGACGTCAGAGCAGGCTCATTTAGGCCTGTCCCCAGTGCAACACCCACCCCTCCGAGAAGGCCACTGCCAAGGAGCAGAGACCCTGTAGCCATTAGAACCTTTACAAAAGGCAAATGCGCACACGTCAGTCGGGCAGAAACACTGTTTATTCAGTAGGGCTGCGCCGAGATGCTGCAGATGTGTCAGGGAGGCCAAGGGAAGCCCCGGAAGCTTCTGGCAACAGTCTCATCCTCCCGGCGCTCAGTCCAGCTGCAAGAGAACGAGAAAAGCGAGAGGAGTCAGCGGGAAACGGCACACCCGCCCCTCCCGGCCAGCCCCGGTGCCGGCGCTCACCTTGATAAAACCGATGTCTTTGGCGTACTGGCGGAAGCACTGCCGGCACATATTCAGACCGTACTTGCGAATGAGGCCGTGGCGGTTGGAGCAGACGCGGCTgtgagggaagaaggaaagcaaggcCGGTCAGGGCGGGTAATGGCAGGGCAGGGTAGGGaggacaggagagagagagCGAGGCAGCtgcggcggcccaggggccccaAAGACCACCCGGACGGCCCTCGGGGCGCGTACTGACCAGGAGCGGGATCCCTGGCCGAATTTCCTGGGGTGGCTCCAGTAGAGCTGCTGGTGCCCCATGCTGCCTGCTACGCGCCTGGCTGCGAGAGGAAGATGGCGGCGGGCGCATGCGCTAATCAACCCTGCCACGCATCCCGGCCTGCACCGCGGCCGAGGCGGAGGGCGGCGCCTGCGCGGAagcgtccccccccccccgctcgctctcccgcccccctcccctccgcggCGTGACGTCAGCGCTGTGCCGGCAGTAGAGGCGGCAGCGCGGGGCGGTGAGCGCCGGGCGCGGTGGCGCGTGCCTGTAGTCCCAGCTACTCGGGAGGCTGAGCCCGCCGGATCGCTTGAGCCCAGGAGTTCTGGGCTGCAGTGCGCTATGCCGAGCGGGCGTCCGCGCTAAGGCCGGCATCAATATGGTGAGTCCCGGGGAGCCGGGGGACACCAGGTTGACTAAGGAGGGGTGAACCGGCCCAGGTCGGAGACGGAGCAGGTCAAAGCTCCCGTGCCGGTCAGTAGCGGGATCGCGCCTGTGAATAGCCACTGCAGCGTAGCCTGGGCAACACAGAGAGACGCGGGTTCCTTTTCACACCGCCCCGAGCCCCGCTTTTGctcaccaccacccccgccGCCGTGCCCACCCCGCCACCCATCAGTACCGGGACCGCGCCCCTCAATACCCGCTGCCCCGTAGCCTGGACGATACAGACAGACGCGGGCTCCTTTTGACCGCCCCGCGCCCGCGATTTTGCTCACGCCGACCCCCGCCACCATACCGCCCCCTGCCGGGCGGGCGCCGGCACCGCGGTCCACCCGCGCACGCCCCGCACCGACCCCTGCTGGCGGCCGGCGGCACCTCTGCTGTGTGCGCATGCTCCGgttccggggggggggggggggggggaagcgggttTCTAAAAATGAGATTGGAGAGCACGTTGTAAAGCCTGActccttaaaaaacaaatgtggAGAGCCAATACTGAAAGGATccactgaattttttattttttagttctCCCGACTCTGGTGAATGCAGTCAAAACGGACTCCCCAGGCAGGGGACCAGGCGAGGTCGCTGGCACCAGCAGCGAGGGCGGTCATGCCCTCACCCACCATGTCCCCTCACCAAACGGCATTGCCTTGCACCTTCGAGCCAGGAGTTCTGTTAAATTCTGTGGTATTATTCGGATTTCCACCACACCCAGGCTTAAAGCGACTCTTTCCCAGATGGTGACATTTCACTATCGGAGATTCCCAACCCGCCCCACCTCTACCAATCCACTTTTACATTGtgaattctttaatttttcacatttttcactttatttaatttctcGTCGTTACTTTGGTAATGAGTTTTTCATAAGGCCATGTGTTCTCCTGTCACTTACAACGTCTGAGCCACCTCTACCTCTGGAGCAGGTGGACAATAAAGTGTCACACTGGCATCTAAATCAACCAAATGCCAACTGCATGTCACAACAGATGAACGTGGCTTTTTACCCAACCTTGGTTTCTGAACACCGACGACTGTTCTTTCTGGTGGTGTTACCTGAGCCTCTTCTAGCAGCAAACCCGCCCTTCAGCCAAGCCAGCACCGCCATGCCGGGGACAGGACGCCATCACTGAGGTGATGCTCTGTCACTGGCAGCCGTTTCTGCTGTCACTTGCACCAGGCAGAACTTCAGAAGGAGCGCTGGTACCTTTGCAAATGAACACGCGGAAGGATTTATTGTAAGACTTGTGTTTGTGTATGTCTTACATACCAGAAATTGCCCATGGTGCTGGACCTGTGGCACAGAGCCACTTGCCCCAGTGAGCAGCCACGTTTCACCACCAAGGCCGGGCAACACATCTGCCCCGTTCCGTGTTCCTCACACCCTGGCCTGGGCTCCTCACTGCTGCCAGCACGGGCGGTGCACCGCACCTGGTGTCAGCCCCCGGTCACTGAGCCCAGGGGCCATGAGGGACCAGTGCACCCGCAGGCGTGCTCCCCCGTGTCCCTTCACACGCGCTGTCTCCTCAGCTCATCCATGTCCCCTCACACCCACCCGCCTTCCGGTTCCCTCCTTGTCTCCTCACACCCTTCCCGCCGAGTCGAGAGGGGCCGAGGCGAGCCGAGTGGTGCCGAGAGGGGTGGCGAGTGGTGCCGAGaggggccgagccgagccgagtgGGGCCGAGAGGGGTGCCGAGTGGTGCCGAGAGGGGTGCCGAGTGgtgccgagccgagccgagtgATGCCGAGCGCCTCCTCCAGGAGGCACCGGCGCACATCCCCGCGCTGAGGGCCCCTCGCTCGGGCTGCCCGCGGCTGCCGGTGCTGCCGGTACCGCCGCCCTCCCTTCCCGCCCTGCGATCCTCTTCCGCCGGGCGGTCCCTCTCCCCCTGACCGGCGACGGCGGGCGGTCGGGCGGTCGGGCGGTCTGCGGGAGTCAGGGGAGCCAGGCATCGCGGCTGTCGCCCGTGCGCGGAGAGGGCGGGAGGCCCCCGGGCGgtgccgccgccccgctccgccccgtGAGCGGGGCCGTTGGTCGttggcggggcgggcgggcggcgatGCGGCTGCAGTGTGAGGTGGAGGTGGTCAGCCGGCTCCTGCCCACCTGCGGGCTACGGGGCCGCGGCCGCGGTACCAGGGccctcctctccctcggccGTCCGCCCGGACGGGCtcggggcggcggcagcggcggcgttTACCTCATGGTGTGCACGGCGAGGGACCGGGTCGGTGCTCGCTACAAGGTGGGGATGGCGGCGCCGGGGGTGAGGGGGGAGGACCGGGACCGGGAGCTGAGATGGGTCCCCTCGTCCCGCCGCGGCTGCTGAGCCCCCGGTGTGCCCCGTAGGTGCAGGAGAACATCGAGCGGTTCTTCACCCGGTTCGTGGAGGAGGGCAAGGCCACCGTCCGTCTGCGAGAGCCGGCCGTGGATGTCTGCCTCAGTAAGGTGGGTGCGGGGGCGGCTGGCGGGACACCGGCGAGGAATCGGTGCCTTGGTGAAAACCGAGGGGTGTGtggagggggcagaggggtgGTTGGCCGGGGTCTGCTCCGCGACCGTGCTGGGTGGGCCTCAGTgggtctgtctgtctgtctgtctgctcgGGGTCTGTGGCACAGGTTCCACACGGCGACCGAGTCTTAACGGTCTTCTTGGACCTGACACAGCCTTGGCGTAGGAGATGTAAACGAGGGAGCAGGAATGAGTACGAAATGTTCTCAGCAGGCTACAGCAAAAAGGGAGATAAATACAAGGGCGCTCACAGGTTTTGTGCCAGGAAGGCTGGCCCCAGCTTCTTTGCAGGGCCGTGTTCCGATTCGCCCTTCTTCTGCTCCCCCTGGAGAAACAGCAGGAGCGGAAAAGTCCGTTTTTCGTGTTGTTCTTCATCGCTTGTTTAGAGAGAaattttttcatctctctgaTACAAAATCTTGCTCTTTGGCTGTAAATTCTATGAAACAGTTACTGCTTATAGTctttccagtgaaaaaaaattgagaataCTCTTGCCTTAATGGCCAAGCAGTGTGCCCACTGTGATTTTCAAAGCTGGAGACACATGGTGTGGATCAGCGGTACAGGCACCATCTCACCTTAATGCTTAGCTGAAAGTAGGACTCgccaatgtatttatttacaatttATAGGACATTTGGAAGCTGTAAAGTGTTTTTAATAATGCTGAACtcgcaaaaaaaaccctgccacatGTATTAACGTTCAATTTTTATCTTAAGTTTTTTTCCTGCGCCTGTTGCAGAAGTCTTTTGTAGCCTTGTAGAAGAGGAAAGCAGGACAGCTTTTCTAAAACCTTAGAGTTAGGACgtgtaaataaaagcaaataatattgATGGCCTGTTTGGAAAATCATTTTGACTTTCTATTGCAACTGTGATTCTTTGGCCTGAAGGAGATCCTTTAATAATTTCAGTGATGTCAGACTGAGCAGCTGTAATCATGAGTGGTGAAGCTTACTCCTTCAGAAGCAGAACATTTTCTCAAAGGGCCTGTCTAGAGAGAAATGTGCGGGGTGTGTTTAAACTGCAGCTGC includes:
- the RPS29 gene encoding small ribosomal subunit protein uS14, with the translated sequence MGHQQLYWSHPRKFGQGSRSCRVCSNRHGLIRKYGLNMCRQCFRQYAKDIGFIKLD